Proteins encoded together in one Prosthecobacter debontii window:
- a CDS encoding tetratricopeptide repeat protein, translating into MIRLLLPLFVCLGTTWAQDGVSPNELFREGVKAFYDAKPKESVQAFDRLIEKAPQAKPQLWQRGLSLYYTGDFQAGREQFEEHQTVNPADVENAAWHFICVARAENVEAARKALIPIEGDSRIPMKEVHDLFAGKGTPEEVLKAAESGDGDDLRNHRCYAHLYLGLYFEALGDEAQAKNHMLKAARDYSMDHYMGTCAQVHVKVRGWDQ; encoded by the coding sequence ATGATTCGTCTTTTACTTCCTTTGTTTGTTTGTCTGGGCACGACGTGGGCCCAAGATGGCGTGTCGCCTAACGAGTTATTTCGTGAAGGTGTGAAAGCCTTTTATGACGCTAAGCCGAAGGAGTCGGTGCAGGCGTTTGATCGCTTGATCGAAAAGGCTCCTCAAGCGAAACCCCAACTCTGGCAGCGCGGGTTATCGCTTTACTACACAGGGGATTTTCAGGCTGGGCGAGAGCAATTCGAGGAGCATCAAACGGTGAATCCTGCGGACGTGGAGAATGCGGCTTGGCATTTCATCTGCGTGGCGCGAGCGGAGAATGTGGAAGCCGCGAGGAAAGCCCTGATCCCGATCGAAGGGGACTCGCGCATTCCCATGAAAGAAGTACATGACTTGTTTGCGGGGAAGGGCACCCCTGAAGAAGTCCTCAAAGCGGCTGAAAGTGGCGACGGGGACGATTTAAGAAACCATCGCTGTTATGCTCATCTCTATCTCGGCCTTTATTTCGAGGCCCTCGGGGATGAAGCCCAAGCCAAGAATCATATGCTCAAAGCCGCGCGTGATTACTCGATGGATCATTACATGGGCACCTGCGCTCAGGTGCATGTGAAAGTGCGAGGCTGGGATCAGTAA